A single window of Syntrophus aciditrophicus SB DNA harbors:
- a CDS encoding HAMP domain-containing histidine kinase encodes MKIAVRTKESAYKALEREFESTLVNELIPGILHNFANPLNGIMGRSKLLQRRMNEHFNKIKECCPDFAREIVDEQDKLSTDVISICKESDRFFYLFQDLASKFYVISDNRFERINLKKLIENELRFLEFYLDFKHEIKKTIKLTSDMPWIYGTQSGYSLCFSALLRSSMYRMKKSETKELSIITDCDERNIMVVIQDTGAKMIVNTDSATEGDSLLSCNVDMSSLVCVQLLFKEYNVKSVFEGKTGWNRVTLQIPVNRESST; translated from the coding sequence ATGAAGATTGCTGTAAGAACGAAAGAGTCTGCATACAAGGCTCTGGAAAGAGAATTTGAGTCAACGCTGGTAAATGAACTCATTCCCGGTATTCTGCATAATTTCGCCAACCCCCTCAACGGAATCATGGGGCGTTCGAAACTGTTGCAAAGACGGATGAATGAGCATTTCAATAAAATTAAGGAATGTTGTCCGGATTTTGCCAGGGAAATCGTCGATGAGCAGGATAAATTGTCAACCGATGTGATCTCTATTTGCAAAGAATCCGATCGTTTTTTCTACTTGTTTCAGGATCTGGCATCGAAGTTTTATGTTATCTCGGATAATAGGTTTGAGCGGATTAACTTAAAGAAACTCATCGAAAATGAACTTCGTTTTTTGGAATTTTACCTGGATTTCAAGCATGAAATAAAAAAAACGATCAAACTGACCAGCGATATGCCCTGGATATATGGGACTCAATCCGGTTATTCGCTATGTTTTTCCGCACTTTTAAGAAGCAGCATGTACAGAATGAAGAAAAGTGAAACAAAAGAATTATCCATTATAACCGATTGCGATGAGAGAAATATTATGGTTGTTATTCAGGATACCGGGGCAAAGATGATCGTCAATACGGATTCTGCAACTGAAGGGGATAGCTTACTGTCCTGCAATGTTGATATGTCAAGTCTTGTGTGTGTCCAGCTTCTTTTCAAAGAATATAACGTGAAGAGTGTTTTTGAAGGCAAAACGGGGTGGAACAGGGTAACACTTCAAATTCCTGTAAATCGGGAATCATCGACCTGA
- a CDS encoding flagellar basal body L-ring protein FlgH: MKEKDMNILIQNRLIFLFLILWLWTGCATKPDFTAGEQPLDLTVRPEALPVRGSIWPGESASNMLFADKKARYINDIVTILINEASQGGNKATTNTSRDSDSAAGIDAFWGLDQSILSRNVNMGSKIKIGGSSSSTLKGTGNTTRGGQLKGTVTARVVRVLDNGNLVIEGRRQLTINEEDQYLIISGIIRPEDITTENCIFSQYIADARIVYAGKGIINDKMRPGWATRIVDWVWPF; encoded by the coding sequence ATGAAAGAAAAGGACATGAACATTTTAATTCAAAATAGATTGATTTTTTTGTTCCTGATTTTATGGCTTTGGACGGGTTGTGCAACAAAACCGGATTTTACAGCCGGTGAACAGCCGTTAGATTTGACGGTTCGACCCGAAGCACTTCCCGTAAGGGGATCCATCTGGCCGGGTGAGAGTGCATCAAACATGCTGTTTGCGGATAAAAAAGCAAGATATATCAATGATATTGTGACCATTCTTATTAATGAAGCTTCACAGGGAGGCAATAAGGCAACAACCAATACAAGCCGGGATTCCGACTCTGCCGCAGGTATTGATGCCTTTTGGGGACTTGATCAATCGATTTTGAGTCGGAATGTGAATATGGGATCGAAAATAAAGATTGGGGGATCCTCTTCTTCAACCCTAAAAGGAACGGGGAATACCACACGGGGCGGTCAGCTTAAAGGCACAGTTACGGCTCGGGTTGTCAGAGTGCTTGATAACGGAAATCTCGTTATTGAAGGTAGACGGCAACTGACCATAAATGAAGAAGATCAGTATCTTATTATTTCAGGTATTATCAGGCCTGAAGATATTACTACGGAAAATTGCATCTTTTCACAATACATCGCCGACGCAAGAATTGTCTATGCGGGCAAGGGAATTATCAATGACAAAATGAGGCCTGGTTGGGCTACAAGAATAGTCGACTGGGTGTGGCCTTTTTAA
- a CDS encoding flagellar basal body-associated FliL family protein, with amino-acid sequence MKKIKKDISDFSHHENDNCGEDYSTGESNRSDSLSQEKNFGSRWKKSKKNAVGYCLAFVAFSSGIAFFLVDFHTLKFNNAPVENITPVQQPVKCKFASLQDFIINFKDGGGKEKIFVCALALEISPDHKLAFKDDHFDIRKMIYKKLLTCSRENTSFLQDRNRLRDFLFVELNQQLGGNIVTGIYFTKFMIL; translated from the coding sequence ATGAAGAAGATTAAAAAAGACATTTCGGATTTCAGTCATCATGAGAACGACAATTGTGGAGAAGATTATTCCACCGGAGAGTCAAATCGATCCGACTCGCTGTCTCAAGAGAAAAATTTCGGGAGCCGTTGGAAGAAATCAAAAAAAAATGCAGTCGGTTATTGTTTAGCATTTGTTGCATTTTCTTCAGGCATTGCTTTTTTCCTGGTAGATTTCCATACATTGAAATTTAACAACGCTCCGGTTGAGAATATCACACCTGTTCAGCAGCCCGTAAAGTGTAAATTCGCATCGTTGCAGGATTTTATTATCAATTTTAAAGACGGCGGCGGAAAGGAAAAAATTTTTGTTTGTGCCTTGGCGCTGGAAATAAGCCCGGATCACAAACTTGCATTCAAAGACGATCATTTTGACATCAGGAAAATGATTTATAAAAAACTTTTAACCTGCAGCCGGGAGAATACTTCTTTTCTTCAGGATAGAAACCGGTTAAGGGATTTCCTTTTCGTTGAACTTAATCAGCAACTTGGGGGAAATATCGTTACCGGAATCTATTTCACAAAATTTATGATTTTGTAA
- a CDS encoding EscU/YscU/HrcU family type III secretion system export apparatus switch protein, giving the protein MKKVQLAAAIRYDGTVDVAPKVTAKGCGFVAEKIIELAQKNNIPVRNDPGLVQILCRLDIDEQIPEDLYKAVAEILAYVYSINSKLSQKKEV; this is encoded by the coding sequence ATGAAAAAAGTACAACTTGCCGCAGCAATAAGATATGATGGAACCGTTGATGTTGCGCCGAAAGTGACTGCCAAAGGGTGCGGGTTTGTTGCCGAGAAGATTATAGAACTGGCTCAGAAAAACAATATTCCCGTCAGGAATGATCCCGGCCTTGTGCAGATACTCTGCAGACTGGACATTGATGAACAGATTCCGGAGGATTTGTATAAAGCCGTAGCCGAAATCCTTGCCTATGTTTATTCCATCAACTCCAAGTTGAGTCAAAAAAAAGAGGTTTGA
- the flgA gene encoding flagellar basal body P-ring formation chaperone FlgA, whose product MAKSSGISILVFLACCFIYAGVSGKELLAFEGRTLNESLIKAAIVDHVEKHMTWPKGSIRITFPNGVPEVTLSREDFTLHVKENKSDEYIGNRLYQVKIRQRNNFLKHISVPTRIEVCRDVALSARPLERNRNISEHDILIVKKWFSRLPQDLLADPERIIGKRLLRSIKERSTFTASMLREPILFKKGKVVKVICDNGVLSITTLGLAEEEGTLGATVKIKNISSNKIIHAKVIGNSVVKVEI is encoded by the coding sequence ATGGCAAAGTCAAGTGGGATTTCAATTTTGGTATTTCTCGCGTGTTGTTTTATTTACGCGGGTGTATCGGGTAAAGAACTGCTTGCGTTCGAAGGAAGAACACTTAATGAATCTTTGATTAAAGCCGCCATTGTCGATCATGTCGAAAAACACATGACTTGGCCCAAGGGGTCGATAAGAATAACGTTTCCCAATGGAGTTCCTGAAGTTACCCTTTCTCGGGAAGATTTCACTCTACATGTGAAAGAGAACAAAAGCGACGAATATATCGGCAACAGATTATATCAGGTTAAAATCCGTCAGCGAAATAATTTTCTTAAACATATTTCCGTTCCGACACGGATTGAGGTTTGCAGGGATGTCGCATTGAGTGCTCGTCCCTTAGAACGGAACAGAAACATCTCAGAACATGATATCCTTATCGTAAAAAAGTGGTTCAGCCGATTGCCTCAGGATCTCCTTGCTGATCCGGAGCGGATTATAGGTAAAAGACTTCTTCGTTCGATAAAGGAGCGGTCTACATTTACGGCGAGTATGCTTCGCGAACCTATCCTGTTCAAAAAAGGTAAGGTTGTTAAAGTCATATGTGATAACGGTGTATTAAGCATAACAACGTTGGGGCTGGCTGAAGAGGAAGGAACCTTAGGAGCCACGGTAAAAATCAAAAATATTTCTTCCAATAAAATAATCCACGCAAAAGTCATTGGAAACTCAGTTGTCAAAGTCGAAATATAA
- a CDS encoding MinD/ParA family protein, whose translation MKKNYDRVRTIAITSGKGGVGKTNITANLACMLAKMNKKTLVLDADVGLANIDVVLGLTPKYNLHHVLTGERRLSEVIVAGPGGVKILPSASGIHEMTDLSRGQKLTLLDDLNSIKESLDFMLIDTGAGIAGNVMYFNMAAREIIVVTSPEPTSLTDAYALIKVLYQRYAKKRFRLLINMVRSAAEANKVYLRLSSATDHFLNLNIEFMGYILHDKKLQEAVKLRKALVELYPDSKASLCVKKVAEKICEENPEYDESGSISFFGEKILGNECR comes from the coding sequence ATGAAAAAAAATTATGACCGAGTCAGAACCATTGCAATAACGAGTGGAAAAGGGGGTGTGGGAAAAACCAACATTACCGCAAATCTGGCGTGTATGTTGGCTAAAATGAACAAAAAAACACTCGTTCTCGATGCGGACGTCGGACTGGCCAATATTGATGTCGTTCTCGGACTGACTCCGAAATACAATTTGCATCATGTTCTTACTGGAGAACGAAGATTGTCGGAAGTGATTGTAGCCGGTCCAGGTGGTGTGAAGATTTTGCCTTCCGCGTCGGGTATTCACGAAATGACGGATCTGTCGCGGGGTCAGAAATTAACCCTGCTGGATGATTTAAATTCCATAAAAGAAAGTCTCGATTTCATGCTGATTGATACCGGTGCCGGTATTGCCGGGAATGTCATGTATTTCAATATGGCAGCAAGAGAAATCATTGTTGTTACTTCTCCGGAGCCAACGTCTCTTACTGACGCCTATGCTCTGATTAAAGTTTTGTATCAGCGATATGCAAAAAAAAGATTCCGGTTGTTAATCAATATGGTGAGAAGCGCTGCTGAAGCCAATAAAGTCTATCTTCGCCTCAGTTCAGCAACGGATCATTTCCTGAATTTAAACATTGAGTTCATGGGTTATATCCTTCATGACAAAAAATTACAGGAAGCCGTTAAACTGCGAAAGGCCCTCGTGGAGCTTTATCCTGATTCCAAGGCAAGTCTTTGTGTAAAGAAGGTGGCTGAAAAAATATGTGAAGAAAATCCTGAGTACGATGAAAGCGGGAGCATCAGTTTCTTCGGGGAAAAAATCCTGGGTAATGAATGCAGATAA
- a CDS encoding sigma-70 family RNA polymerase sigma factor translates to MNADKKDREALILKYLPFVKAVVGRMASKIPIDAGDKEDLIHVGIIGLMSAIEKYDTRRNVRFETYAGIRIRGAVLDELRARDWVPRAVRSRDNEITKAISSLQKILRRAPDDHEISEYLGLSIEEYFKLLDDSRCISLISSEDLPGDYLDRYSCSDVIRAVEQGSALDLITDHEFRMQLKKAMELLPDKERLVLTLYYYEELTMKEIGKVLDLTESRVCQLHSQAIFRLRAAVKKINL, encoded by the coding sequence ATGAATGCAGATAAGAAAGATCGTGAAGCATTAATCTTGAAATATCTTCCCTTTGTAAAAGCTGTTGTAGGCCGCATGGCATCCAAAATACCCATTGATGCCGGGGACAAGGAAGATCTGATTCACGTGGGAATTATCGGCTTGATGTCCGCAATTGAAAAATATGATACCAGGAGAAACGTCCGCTTTGAAACCTATGCTGGAATCAGAATTCGAGGCGCTGTTCTTGACGAGTTAAGGGCAAGGGATTGGGTTCCAAGAGCTGTGCGCAGCAGGGATAATGAAATTACGAAGGCTATTTCGTCGTTGCAGAAGATATTGAGAAGAGCGCCGGACGATCATGAAATATCGGAATATTTGGGACTGTCTATTGAAGAGTATTTTAAATTGCTGGATGATTCCCGTTGCATTTCACTGATCAGCAGCGAAGATTTACCCGGAGATTATCTGGATCGTTATTCCTGTTCCGATGTAATCAGGGCCGTCGAACAGGGCAGTGCTCTAGATTTAATCACGGACCATGAGTTCAGAATGCAACTGAAGAAAGCCATGGAGCTGCTGCCTGACAAAGAGCGCCTGGTTTTGACATTATATTATTATGAGGAACTGACGATGAAGGAAATCGGTAAAGTTCTGGATTTAACGGAGTCGAGGGTATGTCAGCTTCATTCTCAGGCCATTTTCCGCCTCAGGGCGGCGGTAAAGAAAATTAACTTGTAA
- the flhF gene encoding flagellar biosynthesis protein FlhF, with protein MQIKRYEVANVQEAVKKIKKDLGPDAIILSSKKLRGSGGGMLEVIAARDLDFTTNAGQNDLSGNNEWRIEQDRGKSLEDLASYLKNNFEELKRLFQDLKNERYMLTELAELKDSMNTFFDVLGLKRNRTGCVQTDQIYYNLISKGISKEKAWKAVEKVKNEFASGQIENVQAGLSVIESLIGQSLPFVNHSEKEKRVKVFIGPTGVGKTTTLAKLSAYHALSKKKTVGLITTDTYRIAAVEQLKTYARIIGIPLRVAPRKDDFKQSLKKFADKDVILVDTPGRSSNDIVNLKKLNETLRSDIPFESNLLISLTSSRESMMEVALRYRIFDYDRIILTKADESLRVGFLWDVLDRISKPVSYITNGQNVPHDIEEATPQKIARMIIGNDLN; from the coding sequence ATGCAGATCAAACGATATGAAGTTGCAAATGTCCAGGAGGCCGTTAAAAAAATAAAAAAGGACCTGGGTCCGGATGCAATTATTCTGTCGTCAAAAAAGTTGAGAGGTTCCGGGGGGGGCATGTTGGAGGTTATTGCTGCCAGAGATCTGGATTTCACAACCAATGCCGGCCAAAACGATCTTTCCGGCAACAATGAGTGGCGAATAGAACAAGATCGGGGAAAGAGTCTTGAAGATCTGGCATCTTACTTAAAGAATAATTTTGAGGAATTAAAAAGACTGTTTCAAGATCTGAAGAATGAACGGTATATGCTTACCGAGCTGGCGGAATTAAAGGATTCCATGAACACATTCTTCGATGTTCTTGGCTTGAAGCGAAACAGGACAGGGTGTGTGCAGACGGATCAAATTTACTATAATCTGATTTCAAAAGGCATTTCAAAAGAGAAAGCCTGGAAGGCTGTGGAAAAGGTCAAGAATGAATTTGCCTCCGGGCAGATTGAAAATGTACAGGCAGGTTTGTCTGTGATTGAAAGTCTGATTGGACAATCTCTTCCATTTGTAAATCATTCCGAAAAGGAAAAAAGGGTTAAAGTTTTTATTGGTCCTACAGGCGTCGGAAAAACAACGACACTTGCAAAACTTTCAGCTTATCATGCCCTAAGTAAAAAAAAGACCGTGGGACTCATAACGACCGACACATACCGGATTGCCGCGGTTGAACAATTGAAAACATACGCCAGAATCATAGGTATTCCTTTGAGAGTCGCTCCCAGGAAGGATGATTTCAAACAATCCCTGAAAAAGTTTGCTGATAAGGATGTCATCCTTGTTGACACACCGGGAAGGAGCAGCAACGACATTGTAAATTTGAAAAAGCTCAATGAAACCCTGAGGTCGGATATTCCCTTTGAGTCGAATCTTCTCATAAGCCTTACCTCAAGTAGAGAGTCCATGATGGAGGTGGCATTGCGCTACAGGATTTTTGATTATGATCGGATTATCCTGACCAAGGCCGATGAATCCTTACGTGTTGGTTTCCTCTGGGATGTTCTTGATCGGATTTCCAAACCTGTTTCCTATATTACAAATGGACAAAACGTGCCTCATGACATTGAAGAAGCAACTCCGCAAAAAATTGCCAGGATGATTATAGGTAACGATTTGAATTGA
- a CDS encoding flagellar hook-basal body protein has protein sequence MKYLNEKTAGAYGMRTYGIADVGNACLRTMAKLDCSANNIANVSTPGFKVEFLNYLMRDSGRSSNDKAPSYDELLTRDYSSGALQRTDNPLEVALLGEGFFIIQTAKGVAYTRRGDFTLNMKRELVTKSGDPVLGKTGTIVLNGEDVRIDESGNVHIGENQVGQLKIVSFKNPEVLTSSGEGIFRDEGKGIFQENFTPKVVYGSLELSNVSAIKEMIQMIDLQRTFETYQKLIHSIDEQDKLSAGRIGKVG, from the coding sequence TTGAAATATCTAAATGAAAAAACCGCTGGAGCATATGGTATGAGGACTTATGGTATTGCAGATGTAGGAAACGCCTGTTTGAGAACAATGGCAAAACTCGACTGTTCAGCAAATAACATTGCCAATGTCAGCACACCTGGCTTCAAGGTAGAATTTTTAAATTATTTGATGAGAGATTCAGGCCGCTCGTCGAACGACAAGGCGCCTTCGTATGATGAGTTGTTGACCAGGGATTATTCGTCAGGCGCCCTTCAGAGAACGGACAATCCCCTGGAAGTTGCCCTCCTGGGAGAAGGGTTTTTCATTATCCAGACAGCGAAAGGAGTTGCTTATACAAGAAGGGGGGACTTTACGTTAAATATGAAACGAGAACTGGTCACAAAATCGGGTGATCCGGTCCTGGGTAAGACAGGAACAATCGTTTTGAATGGTGAAGATGTTCGCATCGATGAATCAGGTAATGTCCATATAGGTGAAAATCAGGTAGGCCAGTTGAAAATCGTCAGCTTCAAAAACCCTGAGGTGTTGACTTCTTCGGGCGAGGGAATCTTCAGAGATGAAGGAAAGGGGATATTTCAGGAAAATTTTACACCGAAGGTCGTCTATGGATCTCTTGAACTTTCCAATGTCAGTGCAATAAAGGAAATGATTCAAATGATCGACCTGCAACGAACATTTGAAACTTATCAAAAGCTTATCCATTCCATTGATGAACAGGATAAACTTTCAGCAGGTAGAATCGGGAAAGTAGGATAA
- the flgG gene encoding flagellar basal-body rod protein FlgG, which translates to MIRSLWTAATGMQAQQVEQDVVANNLANVNTVGFKKSRADFQDLMYQLSTKAGSETSSGNQLTVGIEIGMGVKPVATQKIFSQGDYQQTGNSFDWAIEGDGFFQLDDNGTTVYTRAGNFKVNRDGVLCNTDGLQLIPEVSIPQDAVTFTLDSGGTWTAADENGNTLATGRIELAKFINPAGLSSIGRNLFEKTEGSGEPLTGNPGEDGLGTTSQRFLEMSNVNVIDEMVKMIVGQRAYEINSKSIVTADNMLSMINNLKK; encoded by the coding sequence ATGATCAGATCGCTTTGGACGGCAGCGACAGGAATGCAGGCTCAGCAAGTTGAGCAGGATGTGGTGGCGAACAATCTGGCTAATGTCAATACAGTGGGGTTCAAAAAATCCAGGGCGGACTTTCAGGATCTCATGTATCAATTGTCCACAAAAGCCGGTTCGGAAACTTCATCGGGAAATCAACTGACAGTAGGCATAGAAATTGGGATGGGGGTCAAGCCAGTCGCTACTCAAAAGATTTTTTCACAGGGTGATTATCAGCAAACCGGCAATTCCTTTGACTGGGCGATTGAAGGTGATGGTTTTTTTCAACTGGATGACAATGGTACAACGGTTTATACACGTGCAGGGAATTTCAAGGTCAACAGAGATGGTGTGCTATGCAATACGGATGGCCTGCAATTGATCCCGGAGGTGAGCATTCCGCAGGATGCGGTAACCTTCACCCTGGACAGCGGGGGAACCTGGACTGCTGCCGATGAAAACGGCAATACTTTAGCGACTGGAAGAATTGAACTTGCGAAATTCATTAATCCGGCTGGGTTAAGCAGTATAGGGAGAAATCTTTTTGAAAAAACAGAAGGGTCAGGCGAGCCTTTAACGGGAAACCCGGGAGAAGATGGACTGGGAACTACATCACAGCGTTTTCTTGAAATGTCCAACGTGAACGTCATTGATGAGATGGTTAAAATGATTGTTGGTCAGCGGGCGTATGAAATCAATTCGAAATCAATCGTGACAGCAGACAATATGCTGTCGATGATTAATAATTTGAAGAAATAA
- a CDS encoding flagellar hook-length control protein FliK has translation MITSHTMEISPNVPTAFSNPVQVIKNPADISSFRLGDVVQALVLEKLSSKEVLLAVKESEIAAQSALPLNVGDRLLLQVAKTHPMIVLKLIIPDDSETLEFRNNLVLFRSFPEGLFNVVKNGLEIFQGNIQPVYQFLNQADIDAFLKILNTLIYSEKSLTSPLFLKEFIMNIGYLMEKNLKKSLDRTHEKGNDLKKGVDKNIKSILARLSCQLHQIMDNAMDSDLDPMLLKSLKSLSDYTADSLKMIYNQQVVNVFSQEEQQGYYFQLPIKFADNLRMVDLFIRLNNANKKKTGMVKQFQFVLFFNMDPLGDLIVDVRYMNKKIWGLFKCDRSESRDFLSDFIETLNERLILSGYGPNSFNIQLSRDLSRERSDYLKDTVIYSKKIVNCFA, from the coding sequence ATGATAACGTCGCATACAATGGAAATATCGCCTAATGTCCCAACTGCATTTTCCAATCCTGTTCAGGTTATCAAAAATCCTGCCGATATCTCATCCTTCCGCCTCGGGGATGTGGTGCAGGCACTGGTTCTGGAGAAGCTGAGCAGTAAAGAAGTGCTGCTCGCTGTAAAGGAATCTGAAATTGCTGCTCAATCAGCTCTTCCATTGAACGTGGGAGATCGTCTGCTTCTTCAGGTTGCAAAAACTCACCCCATGATAGTTCTTAAACTCATCATTCCGGATGATTCGGAAACGCTTGAATTTCGAAATAATTTAGTCCTGTTTCGGTCATTCCCCGAAGGGTTGTTTAATGTGGTGAAAAATGGTCTTGAGATATTTCAGGGGAATATACAACCAGTTTATCAATTTCTCAATCAAGCGGACATCGATGCCTTTCTTAAAATTCTCAATACTCTCATTTATTCTGAGAAAAGCCTGACGAGCCCTCTTTTTTTAAAAGAGTTTATTATGAATATCGGTTACTTGATGGAAAAAAACCTCAAGAAGTCTCTTGATCGGACACATGAAAAAGGAAATGACTTAAAGAAAGGGGTGGACAAAAATATTAAAAGCATTTTAGCCAGGCTTTCCTGCCAACTCCATCAGATTATGGATAACGCTATGGATTCGGATTTAGATCCCATGCTGTTGAAATCATTGAAGAGCCTGTCGGATTATACGGCTGATTCATTGAAAATGATTTATAATCAGCAAGTTGTAAATGTGTTCAGCCAGGAAGAGCAGCAGGGATATTATTTCCAGCTTCCGATTAAGTTCGCTGACAACCTGAGGATGGTGGATCTCTTTATCAGGTTGAACAACGCTAATAAGAAAAAAACGGGAATGGTTAAACAATTTCAATTTGTTTTGTTTTTTAATATGGATCCATTGGGAGATCTTATTGTGGACGTCAGATATATGAATAAAAAAATATGGGGACTTTTTAAATGTGACCGATCCGAATCACGTGATTTTCTTTCTGATTTTATAGAGACCTTGAATGAACGCCTTATTTTGTCGGGATATGGCCCAAATTCTTTCAACATCCAACTTTCCAGGGATCTTTCGAGAGAAAGGTCTGACTATTTGAAAGATACCGTGATCTATTCAAAAAAGATCGTTAACTGCTTTGCCTGA
- a CDS encoding flagellar basal body P-ring protein FlgI — protein sequence MSIFKLGKFMKYGMLLKKIFLTGIIVLDLVFFVSYGFAARLKDIASISGVRENQLIGYGLVVGLAGTGDDVKNGFTSESLSNLLNRQGISMKNKTLKADNIAAVMVTSSLPAFAKIGARIDATVSSIGDAKSLHGGTLLMTPLRGVDGEIYAVAQGPVTLGGYAVGGANSSTGKNHASAGRVSSGVLVERELKYDFDRLRSFTLNLLQPDFTTSACLADVMNKTLGQHVEAKQVDSFSVDVRMKEATGGNLMNIISMMENLDVPVDSKSVVVMNEKTGTVVMGENVRISTVAVAHGNLSIQIKEDIRVSQPLPFSPLSSKGNQPAMDKKTGTIVAPGGQTVVTLDTTVGIEEEKKQVMVISKGVTIQEVVKALNALGVSPRDLITIMQTIKAAGALQAELKII from the coding sequence ATGTCAATATTTAAATTAGGGAAATTTATGAAATATGGAATGCTGCTTAAAAAAATATTTCTGACAGGGATAATTGTTTTAGACCTTGTTTTTTTTGTTTCATACGGTTTTGCAGCAAGATTGAAAGATATTGCGTCTATCAGCGGGGTGAGAGAAAATCAGCTTATAGGCTATGGTTTGGTTGTCGGCTTAGCCGGTACGGGTGATGACGTCAAAAACGGTTTTACAAGCGAATCCCTATCCAACCTGCTGAACAGACAGGGCATATCCATGAAGAATAAAACGTTGAAAGCCGATAACATTGCCGCTGTTATGGTTACCTCATCATTGCCTGCATTCGCCAAAATAGGAGCGAGGATAGACGCTACGGTTTCATCTATTGGTGATGCGAAAAGCCTGCATGGTGGAACCCTTCTCATGACACCTCTAAGAGGTGTAGATGGAGAAATTTATGCCGTTGCCCAGGGTCCTGTTACCTTGGGCGGATACGCCGTGGGAGGGGCGAACAGCAGTACAGGGAAAAATCATGCAAGTGCTGGTCGTGTTTCAAGTGGGGTGTTGGTTGAGCGGGAATTAAAATATGATTTTGACCGACTCCGTTCCTTCACGCTTAATCTTTTACAACCTGATTTTACGACTTCGGCCTGTTTAGCCGATGTGATGAACAAAACACTTGGACAACACGTTGAGGCAAAACAGGTTGATTCCTTTTCCGTTGATGTTCGAATGAAAGAAGCTACCGGAGGGAATTTGATGAACATCATTTCCATGATGGAAAATCTCGATGTTCCTGTCGATTCCAAGTCCGTTGTGGTCATGAATGAAAAAACAGGAACGGTCGTTATGGGTGAAAATGTCCGGATTTCAACTGTCGCTGTAGCCCATGGAAATTTAAGCATACAGATCAAAGAAGACATTCGGGTTTCTCAACCTCTTCCTTTTTCGCCACTGTCGTCTAAGGGAAATCAGCCTGCTATGGATAAAAAAACAGGGACAATTGTTGCGCCTGGAGGTCAGACGGTTGTGACTCTAGATACCACGGTGGGTATCGAAGAGGAGAAAAAACAAGTGATGGTTATCTCAAAGGGGGTGACCATTCAGGAAGTTGTAAAGGCATTGAATGCCTTGGGCGTGTCGCCTCGCGATCTTATTACTATCATGCAGACCATAAAAGCAGCCGGCGCCCTGCAGGCAGAATTAAAAATTATATAA